A window of the Microbacterium sp. AZCO genome harbors these coding sequences:
- a CDS encoding aromatic ring-hydroxylating dioxygenase subunit alpha — translation MLKQEDNEKITRSGPGTPLGNLLRSYWQPAALVSEMPGERPVKAVRIMSEDLVLFKKREGWGLISRYCAHRGVDLSYGRLEEDGIRCLYHGWLYDGQGRCVEQPAEPDHSQFLGKIRISNYPCVEKNGIIFTYMGAGDPPPFPHYDCFVAPDEYTFAFKGLWECNWLQGLEGGIDPSHVSFLHRFIQEDPREMYGQQFAEEVEGTGKKLSMLVGESYRPDIEVESADHGLRVYALRQLTEDIKHVRVTNLLFPNAFVVPFGNTKVFTQWHVPIDDENHYWFMIWYDFAEPTDKETLLQQRLDGVSLPDYRPLRNRSNNWGFDPQEQKELTYTGMGLDINVHDQWAVESMGPIQDRTVERLGISDRAVTANRRMLLRAIDSFAAGGQTPSHPVSEAEAAALTGPLAMDTIAANDAWQSRWVQREQERRDASPWAAPLETAEETVDA, via the coding sequence ATGCTGAAGCAGGAAGACAACGAGAAGATCACGCGTTCCGGTCCCGGCACGCCGCTGGGCAACCTGCTGCGGTCGTACTGGCAGCCCGCGGCGCTCGTCTCGGAGATGCCTGGCGAGCGTCCCGTCAAGGCCGTGCGGATCATGAGCGAGGATCTCGTTCTGTTCAAGAAGCGCGAGGGCTGGGGTCTCATCAGCCGGTACTGCGCGCACCGGGGCGTTGACCTCTCCTACGGGCGCCTGGAGGAAGACGGCATTCGCTGCCTGTATCACGGGTGGCTCTATGACGGTCAGGGACGATGCGTCGAGCAGCCCGCGGAGCCGGACCACAGCCAGTTCCTCGGCAAGATCCGCATCTCGAACTACCCGTGCGTCGAGAAGAACGGGATCATCTTCACCTATATGGGCGCGGGCGACCCGCCGCCCTTCCCGCACTACGACTGCTTCGTCGCTCCCGACGAATACACGTTCGCCTTCAAGGGCCTGTGGGAGTGCAACTGGCTGCAGGGCCTGGAGGGCGGGATCGACCCGAGCCACGTGTCGTTCCTGCACCGCTTCATCCAGGAAGACCCTCGCGAGATGTACGGCCAGCAGTTCGCGGAAGAGGTCGAGGGCACGGGCAAGAAGCTCTCGATGCTCGTCGGCGAGAGCTACCGCCCCGACATCGAGGTCGAGAGCGCCGACCACGGCCTGCGCGTCTACGCGCTGCGCCAGCTCACGGAGGACATCAAGCACGTCCGCGTGACGAACCTGCTGTTCCCGAACGCATTCGTCGTCCCCTTCGGGAACACGAAGGTCTTCACGCAGTGGCACGTGCCGATCGACGACGAGAATCACTACTGGTTCATGATCTGGTACGACTTCGCCGAGCCGACCGACAAGGAGACGCTGCTCCAGCAGCGGCTCGACGGCGTCTCGCTGCCCGACTACCGACCTCTGCGCAACCGGAGCAACAACTGGGGCTTCGACCCGCAGGAGCAGAAGGAGCTCACCTACACGGGCATGGGGCTCGACATCAACGTCCACGACCAGTGGGCCGTCGAGAGCATGGGACCCATCCAGGACCGCACGGTCGAGCGTCTCGGCATCTCCGACCGCGCTGTCACGGCGAACCGGCGGATGCTGCTGCGCGCCATCGACTCGTTCGCGGCGGGCGGCCAGACGCCGTCGCACCCCGTCAGCGAGGCGGAGGCCGCGGCGCTCACCGGTCCCCTCGCGATGGACACGATCGCGGCGAACGACGCGTGGCAGTCGCGGTGGGTGCAGCGCGAGCAGGAGCGGCGGGATGCCTCGCCCTGGGCCGCGCCGCTCGAGACGGCCGAGGAGACCGTCGATGCGTGA